In Pedobacter sp. WC2423, the following are encoded in one genomic region:
- a CDS encoding MFS transporter, whose amino-acid sequence MPLSIDKKRSHRIATSIFFFIAGLTYSSWACRIHDIKSFYTLSDGELGSVLFALPVGLMISLPISGWMVTKFTSRKVLIAAGLLFPFVLCVIGLTSHIWQLVIVLFFFGFLNNVFEIAMNTQAVGIEELYKRSIMASFHGLWSLAGFTGVAIGTLAIAMKWPFWMHFVLVGALCWILVFYSWRYLLPEDGASESQPLFAKPDSNILKLGLIAFASLITEGTMFDWSGVYFKTVVTVPEALTTMGSIAFMATMAGGRFAADKFVTRFGISKILQCSGIISTTGLLLAVMFPNIYTATLGFLMVGIGVSSVVPLVLALAGKSKTMAPGMAIAAVSTVGFLGFLIGPPMIGFIAQATNLRWSFLLIAILGFGTTLLASQIKKMI is encoded by the coding sequence ATGCCCTTATCTATTGATAAAAAACGTTCTCATCGTATTGCAACCAGTATCTTCTTTTTTATAGCCGGACTTACTTATTCCAGCTGGGCATGCCGCATTCATGATATTAAATCTTTCTATACTTTGAGTGATGGAGAGCTGGGAAGCGTGTTATTCGCATTACCAGTAGGTTTGATGATCAGCTTACCGATATCCGGATGGATGGTCACCAAATTCACAAGCCGGAAAGTATTGATTGCCGCAGGTTTGCTGTTTCCTTTCGTGTTATGTGTCATCGGATTGACTTCCCATATCTGGCAATTGGTTATAGTGCTGTTTTTCTTTGGATTTTTAAATAACGTGTTTGAAATCGCTATGAACACACAAGCTGTGGGAATAGAAGAGTTGTATAAAAGGTCAATTATGGCTTCTTTCCATGGATTATGGAGTTTGGCAGGCTTTACTGGTGTCGCTATCGGTACCTTGGCTATTGCTATGAAATGGCCTTTCTGGATGCATTTTGTATTGGTTGGCGCACTTTGCTGGATCCTGGTCTTTTATTCCTGGCGTTATTTATTACCAGAAGACGGGGCTTCAGAATCACAACCCTTATTTGCGAAGCCTGACAGTAACATTTTGAAGCTGGGCCTTATTGCTTTTGCCAGTCTGATTACTGAAGGTACTATGTTCGATTGGAGCGGTGTATATTTCAAAACAGTTGTTACAGTTCCCGAAGCCTTAACCACCATGGGATCTATCGCATTTATGGCAACAATGGCAGGTGGCCGTTTTGCAGCAGATAAATTTGTAACCCGGTTTGGAATCAGTAAAATCTTACAATGCAGCGGAATCATCAGCACAACGGGGCTATTACTGGCAGTGATGTTTCCAAATATCTACACCGCTACTCTAGGTTTTTTAATGGTAGGAATTGGTGTATCCTCTGTAGTACCCCTGGTATTAGCACTAGCCGGAAAGTCTAAGACTATGGCACCCGGAATGGCAATCGCAGCAGTCTCTACAGTTGGATTTTTAGGCTTTTTAATCGGCCCGCCAATGATAGGGTTTATTGCACAGGCAACGAACCTTCGCTGGTCATTCTTATTGATTGCCATACTTGGATTCGGAACGACATTATTAGCTTCTCAGATTAAAAAAATGATTTAA
- a CDS encoding TonB-dependent receptor, whose product MMRRFTKPVFLLLMLCITVICVQAQSIIISGSVTDKLSKEPVPGAGITVKGKTVGTTTNQSGKYAFTTTQKAPFILVISFLGYTSVEKLITGNTADLNIELEQEGILGQEVVISASRTPERILESPVSIERMGSSTIKEQAAPSFYDALNNMKGVEVSTQSLTFKSINTRGFNSNGNTRFNQFVDGMDNQAPGLNFAVGNIVGINDLDVDNVELLPGASSALYGAGGINGTMLMTSKSPFDYQGPSFQFKTGINHVNDNNTDVQPYNQLDVRLAKAWNNKFAVKGTFSFLQAQDWQADNFSNFDRASRTGKDGNRSSDPNYDGINVYGDEVSQNMRNVAQSVLNAGTSGFVQGALGLPAPPTAAQIDAFKSNPAGLNALNGFLRTNATMRPFYAGLNTPGLLPDQNVSRTGYEESSLVDYKTQSIKISGSANYRFSKTVEAIAQVYWGSGTSVYTGSDRYSLRNFSIGQYKLELKGQDFFVRGYTTQERSGDSYIASILGSYINETSKKSTDWFPQYVGNYIGAKSQGATDAAAYAAARAAADQGRFVPGSREFGMAKEQILNTTIAGTDFKKGIYGAKFNDQTNLYHYEGMYNFSNLFNNVVEFQLGASYRLYQLRSNGTIFNDLTDEINIKEYGSFAQLGKKFFEDKLKLTVSGRYDKSSNFDGRFTPRVTGVYTVAKNNNIRVSYQTGYRNPTTQNQYIDLSVGGGSQRLIGGIPEILNKYSLFTNQAFTDVSYRAFLAAAAAGKPDPTLLKGYSFNAKGVRPESVQAFEVGYKGLLGPKFLIDAYAYYNIYKNFITAVDVYQRNTDGSGFTKFGVPVNATGKVTSYGAALGIDYLLANYNLSGNISYNNIRDIPANYINDFNTPKIRYNLGIAKKELIKNVGFNVNYRWQGKFYWNSSFASGNVPAFASLDAQVNLKIPSVNSMIKIGGSNVLNKYNFTSYGNPAVGAIYYVAYAFNP is encoded by the coding sequence ATGATGAGAAGATTTACAAAACCAGTATTCTTGCTTTTAATGCTCTGTATCACAGTAATCTGTGTTCAGGCACAAAGCATTATAATCAGCGGATCAGTAACTGATAAGCTCAGCAAAGAACCTGTCCCTGGTGCAGGCATTACCGTTAAAGGAAAAACAGTTGGTACGACTACAAATCAGAGCGGGAAATATGCATTCACTACCACACAAAAAGCACCTTTTATTCTGGTCATTTCTTTTCTTGGTTATACCTCCGTTGAAAAATTGATTACCGGAAATACAGCTGATCTGAATATAGAATTGGAACAAGAAGGTATTCTTGGACAAGAGGTCGTTATTTCAGCCTCCAGAACTCCTGAAAGAATATTAGAATCTCCAGTGTCTATAGAAAGGATGGGAAGTAGTACAATCAAAGAACAAGCCGCTCCATCTTTTTACGATGCGCTGAATAATATGAAGGGAGTTGAAGTGAGTACACAGAGTTTAACTTTCAAATCGATCAACACCAGAGGCTTTAATTCAAATGGAAATACCCGGTTCAACCAATTTGTCGACGGGATGGATAACCAGGCTCCAGGGCTTAATTTTGCAGTAGGTAATATCGTTGGGATTAATGATCTGGATGTCGACAATGTAGAATTGTTGCCTGGTGCATCATCAGCGCTTTATGGTGCGGGTGGAATTAATGGTACAATGCTGATGACTTCCAAAAGCCCGTTTGATTATCAGGGGCCAAGTTTTCAATTTAAGACAGGGATTAATCATGTCAACGATAACAATACTGATGTACAACCCTACAATCAGCTGGACGTCCGCCTTGCGAAAGCCTGGAATAATAAATTTGCTGTTAAAGGAACTTTCTCTTTTCTGCAGGCACAAGACTGGCAGGCAGATAATTTCTCCAACTTCGACCGCGCCTCCAGGACCGGAAAAGATGGTAACAGAAGCTCAGATCCTAATTATGACGGGATCAATGTATATGGTGACGAGGTAAGTCAGAACATGCGTAATGTAGCACAGTCTGTACTGAATGCCGGGACTTCTGGTTTTGTTCAGGGTGCGCTTGGTTTGCCAGCTCCGCCAACTGCCGCACAAATTGATGCGTTCAAATCAAATCCTGCAGGATTAAATGCATTAAATGGCTTTTTAAGAACGAATGCGACCATGAGACCATTTTACGCAGGCTTAAATACACCGGGTTTATTACCTGATCAAAATGTATCCAGAACGGGTTATGAGGAGAGTTCACTGGTAGATTATAAGACACAATCAATTAAAATTTCTGGTTCGGCGAATTACCGTTTCAGTAAGACTGTAGAAGCTATTGCACAGGTTTACTGGGGTAGCGGTACCTCTGTTTACACAGGGTCGGATCGTTATTCTTTGCGGAATTTTAGTATCGGGCAGTATAAACTGGAATTAAAAGGACAAGATTTTTTTGTCAGGGGTTATACCACACAAGAACGCTCCGGTGATTCTTATATCGCTTCAATTCTGGGAAGTTATATCAATGAAACTTCTAAAAAATCGACAGACTGGTTTCCACAGTATGTAGGAAATTATATTGGTGCGAAGTCTCAGGGAGCTACAGATGCAGCAGCTTATGCGGCAGCAAGAGCAGCAGCCGATCAGGGCAGGTTTGTTCCGGGTTCCAGAGAATTTGGAATGGCTAAAGAACAAATCCTGAATACAACGATTGCAGGTACTGATTTTAAAAAAGGAATTTACGGAGCGAAGTTTAATGATCAAACTAATTTATATCATTACGAAGGAATGTATAATTTCAGCAATCTGTTCAATAACGTTGTTGAATTTCAACTAGGTGCATCTTACCGGTTGTATCAGTTAAGATCTAACGGAACGATTTTTAATGATTTGACTGATGAGATTAATATCAAAGAATACGGCAGTTTTGCTCAATTAGGCAAGAAGTTTTTTGAGGATAAACTTAAATTGACAGTTTCCGGCCGTTATGATAAAAGCAGCAACTTTGATGGTCGCTTTACGCCAAGAGTAACGGGCGTATATACCGTAGCAAAAAACAACAATATCCGGGTTTCCTACCAGACCGGATACCGAAATCCGACTACGCAGAACCAGTATATTGATTTATCGGTAGGTGGTGGCTCACAAAGGCTGATTGGTGGAATCCCTGAAATTCTGAATAAATACAGCTTATTTACAAATCAGGCATTCACAGATGTTAGTTATAGAGCTTTTCTGGCCGCTGCTGCTGCTGGAAAACCAGATCCGACTTTATTAAAAGGGTACAGTTTTAATGCGAAAGGGGTGAGGCCAGAAAGTGTTCAGGCTTTTGAAGTAGGTTATAAAGGCTTATTAGGGCCTAAATTCCTGATCGATGCTTATGCTTATTACAATATTTATAAGAATTTTATTACTGCGGTCGATGTTTATCAGAGAAATACGGATGGATCTGGCTTTACAAAGTTCGGTGTTCCGGTAAATGCCACAGGCAAAGTAACTTCTTATGGCGCGGCACTGGGAATTGACTATTTACTAGCTAATTATAACCTGAGCGGTAATATATCGTATAATAACATTAGAGATATTCCAGCTAATTACATCAATGATTTTAATACGCCAAAAATCCGTTATAACCTGGGGATAGCTAAAAAAGAACTGATTAAAAATGTCGGTTTTAATGTAAATTACCGCTGGCAGGGCAAGTTTTACTGGAATTCTTCTTTTGCTTCCGGCAATGTGCCTGCATTTGCTTCGCTTGACGCGCAGGTTAATTTGAAAATCCCGTCAGTGAATTCCATGATTAAAATTGGCGGGTCTAATGTGCTGAATAAATACAATTTCACTTCTTACGGGAATCCGGCAGTTGGCGCAATTTATTACGTAGCTTATGCATTTAATCCTTAA
- a CDS encoding tetratricopeptide repeat protein, translating to MMKKRYLFAVTILMVSSTSAFSQKTQLYIARNSVGKLQAAIANKQDQKTQLAILGEGIKAAEAAEKDRETKKWPETWALKSYLSSYIAITDPSQDNSDKYFDLAINAIDSANRFDKFEDNSGLIKASSYNVNIKKQQKGKSAYQAKDFSAAYKYLKEVSDFFPKDTILAVNAALSAEGVKNEDEALAYYKRAKDNGIMNAVVFQRMADIYKRKLDNDLALKTLQEGLIYNPYNDLLNNDYINLLLDTEKYTEARQVIENTLKVDTRSKLLYYLYGYLHQKNTNMGTAELAYNKALEIDRNYFDALYQLGLVYLNLSNDALAAPKKDILAFTSNLNRAEIILSQAHQVNKKDKPTINLLIDIYTRKNRFDRAQELKAQLEEF from the coding sequence ATGATGAAGAAACGATATTTATTTGCAGTTACTATTTTAATGGTGAGTTCCACTTCAGCGTTTTCCCAAAAGACCCAACTCTATATTGCCAGAAATAGTGTAGGAAAGCTCCAGGCGGCGATTGCAAACAAACAGGATCAAAAAACACAGTTGGCTATATTAGGAGAGGGGATCAAAGCAGCAGAAGCTGCTGAGAAGGATAGGGAAACAAAGAAATGGCCTGAAACCTGGGCACTAAAATCTTACCTGAGTTCTTATATCGCCATTACTGATCCAAGTCAGGATAATTCCGATAAATATTTTGATCTGGCTATCAATGCAATTGATTCTGCTAATAGGTTTGATAAGTTTGAGGATAACTCTGGTTTGATCAAAGCATCAAGTTATAATGTAAATATCAAGAAACAGCAAAAAGGAAAGTCTGCTTATCAGGCGAAGGATTTTAGTGCTGCCTATAAATATTTGAAAGAGGTAAGTGATTTCTTCCCTAAGGATACAATTTTGGCTGTAAATGCTGCTTTAAGTGCAGAAGGCGTTAAAAATGAGGATGAAGCTTTGGCTTATTACAAACGCGCTAAAGATAATGGAATTATGAATGCGGTAGTATTTCAGCGTATGGCCGATATTTATAAACGTAAGCTGGATAATGACCTTGCTTTAAAAACACTGCAGGAGGGACTGATCTACAATCCTTATAATGATTTATTAAACAATGATTATATCAACTTATTGCTGGATACTGAAAAGTATACTGAAGCTAGACAGGTGATTGAAAATACTTTAAAGGTAGATACCAGAAGTAAGTTATTGTATTATTTATATGGTTATCTGCATCAGAAAAATACAAATATGGGGACTGCCGAATTAGCTTACAATAAAGCTTTGGAAATAGACCGCAATTATTTTGATGCGTTATATCAGTTAGGTTTGGTTTATCTTAACCTGAGCAATGATGCATTAGCTGCTCCTAAAAAAGATATTCTTGCATTTACTTCTAATCTTAACCGTGCTGAGATCATTTTATCACAGGCGCATCAAGTGAATAAAAAGGATAAACCGACTATTAATTTATTAATTGATATTTATACGCGTAAAAACAGATTTGACAGGGCCCAGGAATTGAAGGCTCAGTTGGAAGAGTTTTAG
- a CDS encoding tetratricopeptide repeat protein, with amino-acid sequence MKKVVLSILLIGAATYANAQKSEVSKAKNAWGLASLPGAKTLDETLKSLEDGLKTTDNAIANEKSKVMPEAWSYRALFASRISFVDSLNIANAIAKDKIAEEAIAKAKELDTKGGEKENIKEAEQTLSNALRNRAIFAYNKKDFKSALQFFNELTVKNPQDTSTFVNAGVTAKQINDYPEMVKNFKKAIDLGSKDSESLYSEIISTEFSQVKDTVAGTALLEAALAKYPENPYFSGMQTDLYIKQGNVAKAQESLAKLIAKDGKNASYQYAMGDTYYKQALDLQGKRNKIDPKKKKEFDEVTVKMKGFIDQALPYYKKAYELDPKMVSALENLKVIYAFKDDKVNYEATKKLLDAQNGTPAAAPKK; translated from the coding sequence ATGAAAAAAGTAGTTTTAAGTATACTTTTAATAGGTGCTGCCACCTATGCAAATGCTCAGAAGAGTGAAGTTTCCAAAGCTAAAAATGCCTGGGGATTAGCGAGTTTACCTGGTGCTAAGACTTTAGATGAGACCTTGAAATCTCTTGAAGATGGATTAAAGACTACTGACAATGCTATTGCAAACGAAAAGTCTAAAGTTATGCCTGAGGCATGGTCTTACAGAGCATTATTTGCTTCAAGAATTTCATTTGTAGATTCTTTAAATATTGCAAATGCAATTGCTAAGGATAAAATTGCTGAAGAGGCCATCGCAAAAGCTAAAGAGTTAGATACAAAAGGTGGTGAGAAAGAAAATATTAAAGAAGCTGAACAAACTTTGTCTAATGCTTTAAGAAACAGAGCTATTTTTGCCTACAATAAAAAAGATTTCAAATCGGCACTTCAGTTTTTCAATGAATTAACGGTTAAAAATCCTCAGGATACCTCAACATTTGTAAATGCAGGTGTGACTGCTAAACAAATTAATGATTATCCTGAAATGGTTAAAAATTTCAAAAAAGCAATTGATTTAGGATCTAAAGATTCAGAATCTTTGTACAGTGAAATCATTTCTACTGAATTTAGTCAGGTAAAGGATACAGTTGCTGGTACTGCTTTATTAGAAGCTGCTTTAGCTAAATATCCTGAGAACCCTTATTTCTCTGGTATGCAGACTGACCTTTATATCAAACAGGGTAATGTTGCAAAAGCTCAGGAATCATTGGCTAAGTTAATTGCTAAAGATGGTAAAAACGCTTCATACCAGTATGCTATGGGCGATACTTACTACAAACAAGCTTTAGATTTACAAGGAAAAAGAAACAAAATCGATCCTAAAAAGAAAAAGGAATTTGATGAAGTAACTGTTAAGATGAAAGGTTTCATCGATCAGGCATTACCTTACTACAAAAAAGCTTATGAATTAGATCCTAAGATGGTTTCTGCTTTAGAAAACTTAAAAGTTATTTATGCTTTTAAAGATGACAAAGTAAACTATGAGGCTACTAAAAAATTATTAGATGCGCAAAATGGTACGCCAGCTGCTGCACCAAAAAAATAA
- the gyrA gene encoding DNA gyrase subunit A produces MAEDLENQENDKIIKIDIDEQMKSAYIDYSMSVIVSRALPDVRDGLKPVHRRVLYGMLDLGLANNRPYKKSARIVGEVLGKYHPHGDSSVYMTMVRMAQPWSLRYLLVEGQGNYGSIDGDSPAAMRYTEARFQKIAEDMLADINKDTVDFQLNFDDSLKEPTVLPAKVPNLLINGSSGIAVGMATNMPPHNITEVINATIAYIENTEITVPELMKFVKGPDFPTGAIIYGYNGVSDAFETGRGRIVMRAKAEIEMVKDRETIIVTEIPYQVNKAMMIERTAELVGEKKLEGISNIKDESNKDGIRIVYEIKRDANASIVLNNLFKQTALQTSFSVNNIALVNGRPQMLNLKDLIRHFVDHRHDVIVRRTKFELDEAQKRAHILEGLLIALDHLDEVIKLIRASNTPEEARTGLMEQFGLSDIQARAILDMTLRRLTGLERDKIKEEFNELMKTIEYLQSILADESLRMQIIKDELAEMMEKYGDERRTTIVHSAEDMSMEDFIEDEEVVITISHEGYIKRTPATEYRTQARGGKGSKGSDSRNEDFIEHLLIASNHNYMLFFTETGRCFWLRVYEIPEGSRLSKGRAIQNIINIPKEEKIKAYIKVKNLKDQEYLENNYIIMCTKKGTIKKTSLEAYSRPRVNGINAININEGDQLLEASLTSGSSEIIMALRSGRAIRFNEATVRPMGRTATGVRGVTLGHAADEVVGMIAVDDPSATVMVVSEKGYGKRTNVEDYRVTNRGGKGVKTITITEKTGDLIAIKAVTDADDLMIINKSGIVIRIVLSQLRVIGRATQGVRLINLKGNDSIASVAKIEHEDDPEEEVNGELLLVDPADVLPEEGGTEEAETEEEEEESDEEGEADDTDETEEN; encoded by the coding sequence ATGGCAGAAGATTTAGAAAATCAGGAAAACGACAAAATAATAAAAATTGATATTGACGAGCAGATGAAGTCTGCCTACATCGATTATTCGATGTCTGTTATTGTATCAAGGGCGTTACCTGATGTACGCGATGGGTTAAAACCTGTACACCGTCGTGTACTTTACGGGATGCTTGATCTTGGTTTGGCGAATAACAGGCCTTACAAGAAATCAGCCCGTATTGTAGGAGAAGTACTGGGTAAGTATCACCCGCATGGTGATTCATCAGTATATATGACTATGGTTCGTATGGCACAGCCCTGGAGCTTACGTTATTTACTGGTAGAAGGTCAGGGTAACTATGGTTCGATTGATGGTGACTCTCCGGCAGCAATGCGTTATACGGAAGCGAGATTCCAGAAAATCGCTGAAGATATGCTTGCGGATATCAATAAAGATACTGTAGATTTTCAGTTGAACTTTGATGACTCTTTAAAAGAGCCAACAGTGCTTCCGGCAAAAGTTCCGAACCTTTTAATTAATGGTTCTTCGGGTATTGCAGTAGGTATGGCAACAAATATGCCTCCTCACAATATTACGGAAGTCATCAACGCGACTATTGCTTACATTGAAAATACAGAAATTACTGTTCCTGAGTTAATGAAATTCGTAAAAGGCCCGGATTTTCCTACCGGAGCAATAATTTACGGATATAATGGCGTTTCAGACGCTTTTGAAACTGGTAGAGGACGTATTGTAATGCGCGCCAAAGCTGAGATCGAAATGGTTAAAGACCGCGAAACGATTATCGTTACTGAAATTCCTTACCAGGTTAACAAAGCGATGATGATTGAGCGTACTGCTGAATTAGTCGGAGAGAAAAAACTGGAAGGTATTTCTAATATTAAGGATGAATCAAACAAGGATGGTATCCGTATCGTTTATGAAATTAAACGTGATGCGAATGCTTCGATTGTATTGAATAATCTTTTCAAACAAACTGCATTACAAACTTCATTCAGTGTAAATAACATCGCTTTAGTGAATGGCAGACCTCAGATGTTAAATCTGAAAGATCTGATCAGACACTTTGTGGATCACAGACATGATGTAATTGTACGCCGTACTAAGTTTGAACTGGATGAAGCGCAGAAACGTGCACACATTCTTGAAGGTTTATTAATTGCTTTGGATCACCTGGATGAAGTAATTAAGTTAATCAGAGCGTCAAATACTCCTGAAGAAGCAAGAACAGGCTTAATGGAGCAGTTTGGCTTAAGTGATATCCAGGCGAGAGCTATTCTGGATATGACTTTACGTCGTTTAACAGGACTGGAAAGAGATAAGATCAAAGAAGAGTTTAATGAGTTGATGAAAACGATTGAATACTTGCAATCTATCTTAGCTGATGAAAGTCTTAGAATGCAGATTATCAAGGATGAGTTAGCTGAAATGATGGAGAAATACGGCGATGAGCGTAGAACTACTATCGTTCACTCTGCTGAAGATATGAGCATGGAAGACTTTATCGAAGATGAAGAAGTAGTGATCACAATCTCTCATGAAGGTTATATTAAACGTACGCCTGCAACGGAATACCGCACACAGGCAAGAGGAGGGAAAGGTTCTAAAGGAAGTGATTCAAGAAATGAAGATTTCATTGAGCATTTACTGATTGCTTCTAACCACAACTATATGTTATTCTTTACCGAGACGGGACGTTGTTTCTGGTTAAGGGTATATGAAATTCCTGAAGGTTCAAGACTAAGTAAAGGAAGAGCAATCCAGAACATTATCAATATTCCTAAGGAAGAGAAAATCAAGGCCTATATTAAGGTTAAGAATTTGAAAGATCAGGAATATCTGGAGAACAATTATATTATCATGTGTACCAAAAAGGGAACGATTAAGAAAACTTCTCTGGAAGCTTATTCAAGACCGAGGGTAAATGGTATTAATGCAATTAATATCAATGAAGGTGATCAGTTACTGGAAGCTAGTTTAACGAGCGGATCAAGCGAAATCATCATGGCATTGCGTTCCGGACGTGCAATCAGGTTCAATGAAGCGACCGTAAGACCTATGGGCAGAACAGCTACCGGAGTAAGAGGTGTTACTTTAGGTCATGCTGCTGATGAAGTTGTTGGCATGATTGCTGTAGATGATCCATCAGCAACGGTAATGGTAGTTTCTGAAAAAGGTTACGGTAAACGTACTAATGTAGAGGATTACCGCGTTACTAATCGTGGTGGTAAAGGTGTAAAAACAATTACTATTACGGAGAAAACAGGTGATTTGATCGCTATTAAAGCGGTTACTGATGCTGATGATTTAATGATTATCAATAAATCGGGTATCGTTATCAGAATTGTATTAAGTCAGCTCAGAGTTATCGGAAGAGCAACACAAGGTGTTCGTCTGATCAACTTAAAAGGAAATGACTCTATTGCATCTGTTGCGAAAATCGAACATGAGGATGATCCTGAAGAAGAAGTTAACGGAGAGCTGTTGTTAGTAGATCCTGCTGATGTATTGCCTGAAGAGGGGGGTACTGAGGAAGCTGAAACTGAAGAAGAGGAAGAAGAGTCTGATGAAGAAGGTGAAGCAGATGATACTGATGAAACAGAAGAAAACTAA
- the hemF gene encoding oxygen-dependent coproporphyrinogen oxidase has protein sequence MLKDKVVEAYQKIQDEICQALASADGAGQFEEEIWTREGGGGGRTRIFQNGNVIEKGGVNFSAVYGKLPEAVKKAFKVENDEFFATGVSIVIHPSNPFVPIIHMNIRYFEMDEQTRWFGGGIDLTPHYVIDEDVRFFHQLLKQTCDEFDASFYPKFKKQADDYFFIKHRNEMRGVGGIFYDRLKPENTGLDWDQLFNFSLGVGNSFIPAYTELIERNRNTEFTAAQQEWQYVRRSRYAEFNLVYDSGTKFGLETNGRIESILMSLPPMAKWIYNHQTTENSPEAATLTKLIKGIDWT, from the coding sequence ATGTTAAAAGATAAAGTTGTAGAAGCATACCAGAAGATCCAGGATGAGATTTGCCAGGCTTTGGCTTCAGCCGATGGCGCAGGGCAGTTCGAAGAAGAAATCTGGACCAGAGAGGGCGGGGGCGGTGGCCGCACGCGTATTTTTCAGAATGGAAATGTAATTGAAAAAGGGGGAGTTAATTTTTCTGCTGTATATGGTAAATTACCAGAAGCGGTCAAAAAAGCTTTCAAGGTAGAAAATGATGAGTTCTTCGCTACCGGAGTTTCTATTGTTATTCATCCTTCGAATCCATTTGTACCTATTATACATATGAATATCCGTTATTTCGAAATGGATGAACAAACAAGGTGGTTTGGTGGCGGTATTGATTTAACACCACATTATGTAATTGATGAGGATGTACGCTTTTTTCATCAGCTGCTGAAACAAACCTGTGATGAATTTGATGCTTCGTTTTATCCTAAATTCAAAAAACAAGCAGATGATTATTTTTTCATTAAACACCGCAATGAAATGCGTGGTGTAGGCGGAATATTCTACGACAGGCTGAAACCCGAAAATACCGGGCTGGATTGGGATCAACTGTTTAATTTCTCCCTGGGTGTCGGCAATTCATTCATTCCGGCTTATACTGAACTGATTGAACGGAACAGAAATACTGAATTTACAGCAGCACAGCAGGAATGGCAGTATGTAAGAAGAAGCCGTTATGCAGAATTTAATTTAGTTTATGATTCGGGTACAAAGTTCGGTTTGGAGACAAACGGAAGGATAGAATCTATCTTAATGAGCTTACCACCAATGGCAAAGTGGATATATAATCACCAGACTACAGAAAACAGCCCAGAGGCTGCAACTCTGACCAAGTTAATAAAAGGTATAGACTGGACGTAA
- a CDS encoding fasciclin domain-containing protein — translation MSSMADTSKMHTQEGVMVGGALMVPTKNIVENAVESKDHTTLVAAVKAAGLAETLSGKGPFTVFAPTNEAFDKLPAGTVAKLLKPEMKKDLAGVLTYHVVAGNYKAADLKDGLELTTVQGQKIKFSKKDGQWYVNDAKITITDAVSSNGVTHVIDAVLMPKK, via the coding sequence ATGTCAAGCATGGCTGATACTTCAAAAATGCACACTCAGGAAGGTGTTATGGTGGGTGGAGCCTTAATGGTACCAACAAAAAATATTGTAGAAAATGCTGTTGAATCTAAAGACCATACCACATTGGTTGCTGCTGTTAAAGCGGCTGGATTAGCAGAAACGTTAAGTGGAAAAGGTCCTTTTACTGTATTTGCACCTACCAATGAAGCTTTTGATAAATTACCAGCTGGTACAGTAGCGAAGTTGCTTAAACCAGAAATGAAAAAAGATCTGGCTGGTGTTTTAACTTATCACGTAGTTGCAGGAAATTATAAAGCTGCTGATTTAAAAGATGGTTTAGAACTGACTACTGTTCAGGGACAAAAAATTAAGTTTAGTAAAAAAGATGGTCAGTGGTATGTGAATGATGCAAAAATCACTATTACAGACGCAGTTTCAAGTAATGGAGTGACGCATGTTATTGATGCGGTATTAATGCCGAAAAAATAG